The following proteins are encoded in a genomic region of Nicotiana sylvestris chromosome 4, ASM39365v2, whole genome shotgun sequence:
- the LOC138890472 gene encoding uncharacterized protein, whose amino-acid sequence MGLHQGSTLSPFLFALAIDALTHYIQGEVSWCMLFADGIVIIDVTRGGIDERPEVWKQTLESKGFKLNKTKIEYMEFKNAHIHKIKVAEIRMLRWMCGHMRLDKIRNKDISERVGITPMDYKMWEARLRWFDQVRRRSPDAPVMRCEWLALAGTRRGRGRPKKYWGKVIRQDMARLQISEYIALDRNACRSSIRIVD is encoded by the exons ATGGGGTTGCACCAAGGATCGACGCtcagcccgttcttatttgccctAGCGATAGACGCTTTAACACAttatattcaaggggaggtgtcatGGTGTATGTTGTTCGCTGATGGTATAGTTATAATCGATGTGACGCGTGGTGGCATTGATGAGAGGCCGGAGGTATGGAAACAAaccctggagtctaaaggtttcaagttgaatAAGACTAAGATAGAATATATGGAGT TCAAGAATGCACATATCCATAAGATAAAAGTAGCCGAGataaggatgttgaggtggatgtgtgggcacatgaggctggataagattaggaataaagataTTTCGGAGAGGGTTGGTATTACTCCCATGGACTACAAGATGTGGGAAGCGAGGCTTAGATGGTTCGATCAGGTGAGGAGGAGAAGCCCTGATGCCCCGGTTATGAGGTGTGAATGGTTGGCTTTggcaggtacgagaagaggtagagggcggcctaaaaagtattggggcaaagtgatcaggcaggacatggcgcggcttcagatttccgagtaCATAGCTCTTGATAGGAACGCTTGTAGGTCGAGCATTAGAATTGTAGATTAG